From a region of the Tenggerimyces flavus genome:
- a CDS encoding ABC transporter ATP-binding protein — protein sequence MATAEVAFPSRQRLIGVLARGREPQLAGLGVLLIASSALPLAGPQLLRAFIDHAAQGRSVSFLAGIAAAFLGVSLAHQALSVVVGYVSTHLAWVATNALREEVARHALDLDLSFHDGHSPGELIERTDGDVTALSTFMSSFVVQVAGSALTLLGVLVVVLLEDWRIGLGMFGFVLIAALTLGKFRDFAVPRATVRREASARLFGEIEERLTGADDLRANGGGAYAVRKFQQALAFFIRASIRASMATRTMWVITAAVFAVGGVLSLAAGTLLFQAGAISLGTVYLLFRYTSLVRDPLEQISEQQQIAQEAIAGFARVQQLLDERPTVRDNGTKTLPAGPLSVTLDQVSFAYHSGTNVLHSINLDLQPGKVLGLVGRTGSGKTTLTRLLLRLLDPTEGAVRVGDLDLRNVQLESLRQRVALVTQDVQLFGANVRDNLTLFGAHRADDDRLVELLDDLGLGQWFRALPDGLDTMLGPDGAGVSAGEAQLVAFARVFLRDPGLVVLDEATSRLDPLSEERIERAIDNLLDGRTAIVIAHRLGTLHRADEIVVLDHGRIVEHGPRQALVDTRASRFAGLLATASGQQDSEGVLR from the coding sequence ATGGCGACGGCAGAGGTGGCGTTTCCCTCGCGGCAGCGGCTGATCGGCGTTCTCGCTCGGGGACGTGAGCCGCAGCTCGCGGGCCTCGGCGTGCTCCTCATCGCCAGTTCGGCACTGCCGCTCGCCGGGCCGCAGCTGCTGCGCGCGTTCATCGACCACGCGGCCCAGGGTCGGTCGGTGTCGTTTCTCGCCGGCATCGCCGCCGCGTTCCTAGGCGTCTCGCTCGCGCACCAGGCTCTCAGCGTCGTCGTCGGGTACGTCAGCACCCACCTCGCCTGGGTTGCCACCAACGCCTTGCGCGAGGAGGTCGCGCGGCACGCGCTCGACCTCGATTTGTCCTTCCACGATGGGCATTCGCCCGGTGAGCTGATCGAACGGACCGACGGCGACGTCACCGCGCTGTCGACGTTCATGTCCTCGTTCGTCGTCCAGGTCGCCGGCAGTGCGCTCACGCTGCTCGGCGTCCTCGTGGTCGTTCTTCTCGAGGACTGGCGGATCGGGCTCGGCATGTTCGGCTTCGTCCTGATCGCCGCGCTCACGCTCGGGAAGTTCCGCGACTTCGCCGTGCCGCGCGCGACCGTACGCCGCGAGGCGTCGGCCCGGCTCTTCGGCGAGATCGAGGAGCGGCTGACCGGCGCCGACGACCTTCGCGCGAACGGTGGCGGGGCGTACGCGGTGCGGAAGTTCCAGCAGGCGTTGGCGTTCTTCATCCGCGCGTCGATCAGAGCGTCGATGGCGACGCGGACGATGTGGGTCATCACCGCCGCCGTGTTCGCGGTCGGCGGCGTCCTCAGCCTCGCTGCTGGCACGCTCCTCTTCCAGGCCGGCGCGATCAGCCTCGGAACGGTCTACCTGTTGTTCCGCTACACCAGCCTGGTCCGCGACCCACTCGAGCAGATCTCCGAGCAGCAACAGATCGCACAGGAGGCCATCGCCGGATTCGCCAGAGTCCAACAGCTGCTGGACGAACGACCCACGGTCCGCGACAACGGGACCAAGACGCTCCCCGCCGGACCGCTCTCCGTCACCCTCGACCAGGTGAGTTTCGCCTACCACAGTGGGACAAACGTCCTCCACTCGATCAACCTGGACCTCCAGCCGGGAAAGGTCCTCGGGCTCGTCGGCCGTACGGGCAGCGGCAAGACCACGTTGACACGGCTCCTCCTCCGCCTGCTCGACCCGACCGAAGGTGCCGTACGCGTGGGCGACCTGGATCTCCGGAACGTGCAGCTCGAGAGCCTCCGCCAACGCGTCGCCCTGGTCACCCAGGACGTCCAGCTGTTCGGCGCGAACGTACGCGACAACCTCACGCTGTTCGGCGCGCACCGGGCCGACGACGACCGCCTCGTCGAGCTCCTCGACGACCTCGGTCTCGGCCAGTGGTTCCGCGCGCTCCCGGACGGGCTCGACACCATGCTCGGACCCGACGGCGCCGGTGTGTCCGCCGGAGAGGCGCAGCTCGTCGCGTTCGCACGCGTGTTCCTCCGCGATCCTGGCCTGGTCGTCCTCGACGAGGCCACCTCCCGCCTCGATCCCCTCAGCGAGGAGAGGATCGAGCGGGCGATCGACAATTTGCTCGACGGACGTACCGCGATCGTCATCGCCCACCGGCTCGGCACGCTCCACCGCGCCGACGAGATCGTCGTCCTCGACCATGGCCGGATCGTCGAGCACGGGCCACGTCAAGCGCTCGTTGACACTCGAGCCTCGCGCTTCGCCGGACTCCTCGCCACCGCATCTGGCCAACAAGATTCGGAGGGTGTGCTCAGATGA
- a CDS encoding ATP-binding cassette domain-containing protein, producing MSEQLSTWQIAVRIARFRPGLFALSFLQLTAWSASMLLIGWLLQQVFDALSGARPAGFGIFELVAVLAAAELARIAVMWGGVVRTHAWERMRGLLRLNLLRAQLHSGGPQAGTPASSPGEAVSRFRDDTDDFLNFVQTALTTGSKVVTAVGSMVIMLSIQPVLALVVVLPLVTVVLVTRLVSSRIRTLRVAYRQATAAVTGLLGELFGAVLAVKSGHAGNELQRHLARLNEHRRRTGLKDQLLSQLLSSFNRATVDLSIGVVLLLAAPAMHRGDFTVGDLALFVSYIGSLVWVPYYAGQLISRHRQAGVAIERMAKLAPDKSSLVVHRPLDETERQASVLHPAFESLTVDALGAVHETSGRGFDAVSFALERGTFTVVTGPAGAGKSSLLRAILGLLPVQSGTISWNDRPIDDLAAFLVPPRAAYVPQVPRLFSETLRDNVLLGHHADDLEASVRTAVLDQDVETMPAGLATEVGARGVRLSGGQVQRTALARALVRKPDLLVLDDVSSALDVETERRLWDRLLANRDRTLLVVSNRPATIARADQVVRLEHGRAVAEQVARSVGCVA from the coding sequence ATGAGCGAACAGCTGTCCACCTGGCAGATCGCGGTCCGGATCGCCCGCTTCCGCCCGGGCCTGTTCGCGCTCAGCTTCCTGCAGCTCACGGCCTGGAGTGCCTCGATGCTGCTCATCGGCTGGCTGCTGCAGCAGGTGTTCGATGCACTCTCCGGCGCGCGGCCGGCGGGGTTCGGGATCTTCGAGCTCGTCGCGGTGCTCGCTGCCGCGGAGCTCGCGCGGATCGCGGTGATGTGGGGCGGCGTCGTTCGTACGCACGCGTGGGAACGCATGCGCGGCCTCTTGCGGCTCAACCTGCTGCGGGCGCAGCTGCACAGCGGTGGTCCGCAGGCCGGCACGCCGGCCTCGTCGCCGGGCGAGGCCGTCAGCCGGTTCCGCGACGACACCGACGACTTCCTCAACTTCGTGCAGACCGCGCTCACCACCGGGTCGAAGGTCGTCACCGCGGTGGGCTCGATGGTGATCATGCTCTCCATCCAGCCGGTCCTCGCGCTCGTCGTGGTGCTGCCGTTGGTCACGGTCGTGCTCGTCACCAGGCTGGTGAGCAGCCGGATCCGTACGCTCCGCGTCGCCTACCGGCAGGCGACGGCGGCTGTCACCGGGTTGCTCGGCGAGCTGTTCGGCGCGGTGCTCGCGGTGAAGTCCGGCCATGCCGGGAACGAGCTCCAGCGCCACCTCGCCCGCCTGAACGAGCACCGCCGCCGCACGGGGCTGAAGGACCAGCTCCTCAGCCAGCTGCTCAGCAGCTTCAACCGCGCGACGGTCGACCTCAGCATCGGTGTCGTCCTGCTGCTGGCCGCTCCTGCGATGCACCGCGGCGACTTCACCGTGGGCGATCTGGCCTTGTTCGTCAGCTATATCGGCAGTCTCGTGTGGGTGCCGTACTACGCCGGGCAGCTCATCTCTCGGCATCGTCAAGCCGGGGTGGCCATCGAACGGATGGCGAAGCTCGCTCCCGACAAGTCCTCGCTGGTCGTGCACCGGCCGCTCGACGAGACCGAGCGGCAGGCGTCGGTCCTGCACCCCGCGTTCGAGTCGCTGACGGTGGACGCTCTCGGCGCGGTCCACGAAACTTCCGGCCGAGGTTTCGACGCCGTAAGTTTCGCCTTGGAGCGTGGCACCTTCACCGTCGTCACCGGCCCCGCCGGAGCGGGCAAGTCCAGCCTGCTGCGCGCAATTCTCGGGCTGTTACCGGTACAGAGCGGAACTATCAGCTGGAACGACCGGCCGATCGACGACCTTGCCGCGTTCCTCGTACCGCCGCGTGCGGCCTATGTTCCGCAAGTTCCGAGACTGTTCAGCGAAACATTGCGGGACAACGTGCTTCTCGGCCACCACGCCGACGACCTCGAGGCCTCGGTGCGCACGGCGGTCCTCGACCAGGACGTGGAGACGATGCCGGCCGGGCTCGCCACCGAGGTCGGCGCACGCGGCGTACGGCTGTCCGGCGGGCAGGTGCAGCGGACGGCACTCGCGCGGGCACTCGTACGGAAGCCCGACCTGCTCGTTCTCGACGACGTGTCCAGCGCGCTCGACGTGGAGACCGAGCGGCGGCTCTGGGACCGGCTGCTGGCGAACCGTGACCGGACGCTGCTCGTCGTCTCCAACCGGCCGGCCACGATCGCGCGGGCCGACCAGGTCGTCCGGCTCGAGCATGGACGCGCGGTGGCGGAGCAGGTGGCGCGATCTGTGGGGTGCGTGGCGTAG
- a CDS encoding GlxA family transcriptional regulator — MDPRAVTFVIFEQYQTLDLTGPFEVLRRAGYPCRIVAPVAGPVHSNMGLAVYADYGIAEADPRDTDTLLVVGGGGVRDAMRDRDLVAWIVAAAASADRVTSVCTGAFLLAEAGLLDGLRVTTHWRQGERLARDYPAVRVDCEPIFIQDGRVWTSAGVTAGMDLALALVELDLGREAALEVARELVMFLRRPGNQSQFSVPLWSAQPSSEPLRAVVDAIHANPGGRHGISDLADLAGMSSRHLQRRFTREVGVPPASYVERVRIEAAQRALAERDDPVESIARHYGFGTAETLRRAFHRLVGIAPSDYRDRFRTAHA, encoded by the coding sequence ATGGACCCGAGAGCGGTCACCTTCGTGATCTTCGAGCAGTACCAGACGCTCGACCTGACCGGCCCGTTCGAGGTGTTGCGGCGGGCCGGCTACCCCTGCCGGATCGTGGCGCCCGTGGCCGGCCCGGTGCACTCGAACATGGGGCTGGCCGTGTACGCGGATTACGGCATCGCCGAGGCGGATCCGCGGGACACAGACACGTTGCTGGTCGTGGGCGGAGGCGGCGTCCGCGACGCCATGCGGGACCGCGACCTGGTCGCGTGGATCGTCGCGGCTGCGGCATCGGCCGACCGCGTCACGTCGGTGTGTACGGGTGCGTTCCTGCTCGCCGAGGCCGGGCTGCTGGACGGGCTGCGGGTGACGACGCACTGGCGGCAAGGCGAGCGGCTCGCGCGCGACTATCCCGCCGTGCGCGTCGACTGCGAGCCGATCTTCATCCAGGACGGGCGAGTCTGGACCTCGGCCGGCGTGACGGCGGGGATGGATCTCGCGCTCGCGCTCGTCGAGCTGGACCTCGGCCGCGAGGCAGCGCTGGAGGTCGCGCGCGAGCTGGTGATGTTCTTGCGCAGGCCGGGAAACCAGTCGCAGTTCAGCGTTCCGCTCTGGTCGGCGCAGCCTTCGAGCGAACCGCTGCGTGCGGTGGTCGACGCGATCCACGCCAACCCCGGTGGGCGGCATGGCATCTCCGACCTCGCGGACCTGGCCGGCATGAGCTCGCGGCATCTACAGCGCCGGTTCACCCGCGAGGTCGGCGTGCCGCCGGCGTCGTACGTCGAACGCGTACGCATCGAGGCTGCCCAACGGGCGTTGGCCGAACGCGACGATCCGGTGGAGAGCATCGCGCGGCACTACGGCTTCGGAACGGCCGAGACCTTGCGGCGCGCGTTCCATCGGCTGGTCGGGATCGCGCCGTCGGACTACCGGGACCGGTTCCGTACCGCCCACGCCTGA
- a CDS encoding Lrp/AsnC family transcriptional regulator, giving the protein MDAIDRKILALLQDEGRLTVTELAQRVGLSVAPCHRRLRELERSGVIRGYRAVIDQAAVGLGFEVLAMVTMDREDAGTIADFERSLAAIPEVRHAERLFGDPDYLVRIATADIAAYQRLRDEQLATLPGVRRLTSTIVMKSVVDERPLATS; this is encoded by the coding sequence GTGGACGCGATCGACCGCAAGATCCTTGCGCTGCTGCAGGACGAAGGCCGGCTGACGGTCACCGAGCTGGCCCAGCGAGTGGGGCTGAGCGTGGCGCCCTGCCACCGGCGGCTGCGCGAGCTGGAGCGGTCCGGCGTGATCCGCGGCTACCGCGCGGTGATCGACCAGGCGGCTGTCGGGCTCGGCTTCGAGGTGCTGGCGATGGTGACGATGGACCGCGAGGACGCGGGCACGATCGCCGATTTCGAACGCAGCCTCGCCGCGATCCCCGAGGTCCGCCACGCCGAACGCCTCTTCGGCGACCCCGACTACCTCGTCCGCATCGCCACCGCCGACATCGCCGCGTACCAACGCCTCCGCGACGAGCAGCTCGCCACCCTCCCCGGCGTCCGCCGCCTCACCTCGACCATCGTCATGAAGAGCGTCGTCGACGAACGCCCCCTCGCCACGTCCTAA
- a CDS encoding DEAD/DEAH box helicase, whose amino-acid sequence MPRSVRSAFLDALDVQPDPFQLQAMAALDEGRSVLVMAPTGSGKTFVADYAVARAVDAGTRAIYTTPLKALSNQKHRDLSARLGASTVGLITGDRVVNPGAPVLVVTTEVLRAMLYDGAAALSTLGAVILDEFHYLQDVERGAAWEEVVIHTPAHVPLVCLSATIPDVEAVHSWLVQVHGPTELVVAAERPVKLNHLYAIGNLHHATPLLLPVFLDEQMNSAAELLDGARRDTRGDGLRARDRDRPVPPERGDLIAHLRANDLAPIIWFVLSRAGCDSAVVECVESGLQLTDEAERVRIRALVSQALAPLSAGELRAIDAGRWQQALEAGVAAHHGGLAPVQREVVEAAFAEGLVKVAFATETLALGVNLPARTVVIDRVVRASGELLTAGEFAQLAGRAGRRGIDEVGHVVVPWSSHVPFHRVAALAGGHLAAIRSAFRVTPAMAANLVRICTPASAVAAVESSLRQHRALDHTAVLRTDLALRRAELEALGPEVAVASAPVAPAAPKRDDVLAAVSAGDVVVDSGAPARGPVVVLAVGRKRGAAYVEAIGSNGRRVQLTTSSLRGRPTVVGRLDLPEWEPTRRGHAQRAADALAQFEVPDVPVEAPPANGRPPKANGQRRRLVESIASLSALLTENTTGVRDELDRMIRLLERRGHVVNWTLTESGQAVRRLFHPSGLLLAECIAAGVMDDLDAPSLASAASWFTVRSRLGAPPSTGIATPELASRWTLVRDVTRSVQADELACGLPPTQHPEPALGVPLHRWASGAALDVALAGSGVLVGDVVREVRQVAELLEQVLTVPGKHQATAEQAVLALRRGAIVADDR is encoded by the coding sequence TTGCCCCGCTCGGTTCGTAGCGCGTTTCTCGACGCGCTCGACGTTCAGCCCGACCCGTTCCAACTCCAGGCCATGGCCGCCCTCGACGAGGGGCGTTCGGTCCTCGTCATGGCGCCCACCGGCTCCGGAAAGACGTTCGTCGCCGACTATGCGGTCGCGCGGGCCGTCGACGCCGGTACGCGAGCCATCTACACCACGCCGCTGAAGGCGCTCAGCAACCAGAAGCACCGCGACCTGTCGGCACGCCTCGGCGCCTCGACGGTCGGCCTGATCACCGGCGACCGGGTCGTCAACCCGGGCGCGCCGGTGCTGGTGGTGACGACCGAGGTGCTCCGCGCGATGTTGTACGACGGTGCCGCCGCGCTCTCGACGCTGGGCGCGGTGATCCTCGACGAGTTCCACTACCTGCAGGACGTCGAGCGGGGCGCGGCGTGGGAAGAGGTCGTGATCCACACGCCCGCCCACGTACCGCTCGTGTGTCTGTCGGCGACGATCCCCGATGTCGAGGCCGTGCACTCCTGGCTCGTGCAGGTGCACGGGCCGACCGAGCTGGTGGTCGCCGCGGAACGGCCGGTGAAGCTCAATCATCTTTACGCCATTGGAAATCTGCACCACGCGACACCGCTGCTGCTTCCGGTCTTTCTGGACGAACAGATGAACTCCGCGGCCGAGCTGCTCGACGGCGCTCGCCGGGACACCCGTGGCGACGGGCTCCGGGCCCGAGACCGGGACCGTCCGGTGCCGCCGGAGCGCGGCGACCTGATCGCCCACCTGCGGGCGAACGACCTGGCGCCGATCATCTGGTTCGTCCTGTCTCGCGCCGGCTGCGACTCGGCGGTGGTCGAGTGCGTCGAGAGTGGTCTGCAGCTCACCGACGAGGCGGAGCGGGTACGGATCCGTGCGCTCGTCAGCCAGGCGCTGGCGCCGCTGTCCGCGGGGGAGCTGCGGGCGATCGACGCGGGGCGGTGGCAGCAGGCGCTCGAGGCGGGCGTCGCCGCTCACCACGGAGGCCTGGCGCCGGTGCAGCGGGAGGTCGTGGAGGCGGCGTTCGCCGAGGGGCTGGTGAAGGTCGCGTTCGCCACCGAGACGTTGGCGCTGGGGGTCAACCTGCCGGCGCGGACCGTCGTGATCGACCGGGTGGTGCGGGCTTCGGGGGAGCTGCTGACGGCTGGGGAGTTCGCCCAGCTGGCCGGTCGGGCGGGGCGGCGGGGCATCGACGAGGTGGGCCACGTGGTCGTGCCGTGGTCCTCGCACGTTCCGTTCCATCGCGTTGCCGCCTTGGCCGGTGGGCATCTGGCGGCGATCCGGTCGGCGTTCCGGGTGACGCCGGCGATGGCGGCGAACCTGGTGCGGATCTGTACTCCTGCTTCGGCGGTTGCTGCTGTCGAGTCGTCGTTGCGGCAGCACCGGGCGCTGGATCACACCGCGGTGCTGCGGACGGATCTGGCTCTGCGGCGCGCCGAGCTCGAGGCACTGGGGCCGGAGGTCGCTGTCGCTTCGGCGCCGGTCGCGCCGGCCGCGCCGAAGCGGGACGACGTTCTCGCCGCGGTCTCGGCCGGGGACGTGGTGGTCGACTCCGGCGCTCCCGCGCGCGGGCCGGTCGTCGTGCTGGCGGTGGGTCGCAAGCGCGGCGCGGCGTACGTCGAGGCGATCGGCAGCAACGGCCGGCGGGTCCAGCTCACCACGTCGTCGCTGCGCGGCCGGCCCACCGTCGTCGGGCGGCTCGACCTCCCGGAGTGGGAGCCGACGCGCCGTGGGCATGCCCAGAGGGCGGCGGATGCCCTGGCCCAGTTCGAGGTTCCGGACGTGCCGGTCGAGGCCCCGCCGGCGAACGGCCGCCCGCCGAAGGCGAACGGGCAACGGCGGCGGCTGGTCGAGTCGATCGCCAGCCTGTCGGCGTTGCTGACGGAGAACACGACGGGCGTACGCGACGAGCTGGACCGGATGATCCGGCTGCTCGAGCGTCGCGGCCACGTTGTCAACTGGACGTTGACAGAGTCGGGCCAGGCCGTGCGACGGCTCTTCCATCCGTCCGGGCTGCTGCTCGCCGAGTGCATCGCCGCCGGCGTGATGGACGACCTCGACGCGCCGTCGTTGGCGTCCGCGGCCTCGTGGTTCACCGTACGAAGCCGCCTCGGCGCCCCGCCCTCGACCGGCATCGCCACACCGGAGCTCGCGAGCCGTTGGACGCTCGTACGCGACGTGACCCGGTCGGTCCAGGCGGACGAGCTGGCCTGCGGCCTGCCGCCCACCCAACACCCCGAACCCGCCCTCGGCGTCCCCCTCCACCGCTGGGCCAGCGGCGCCGCGCTCGACGTCGCGCTGGCCGGCAGCGGCGTCCTCGTCGGCGACGTCGTCCGCGAGGTCCGCCAGGTCGCCGAGCTGCTCGAACAGGTGCTGACAGTGCCGGGCAAGCACCAAGCCACCGCCGAGCAAGCCGTCCTCGCCCTCCGCCGCGGCGCGATCGTCGCCGACGACCGTTAG
- a CDS encoding DedA family protein → MTTDVLPAKSSRWVPWEGTPGRKDLVAWTALGLMALFYTAMWPLRPILLGTNPVLLELLTGSKEAIIAAGAFANVGQVPLAVVVVVGIAGMMKFDALVWWAGKLWGPGLVRKFAGKGRAAAWFARKLERPSRWLLWPAVALAPWTPVPSSLVYAAAGWTGMRLRTFLVLDGIGTALRVGVYAGLGFAIGQPAVDVAERISEYGLWLSLGIILVIIAGQVWRRRGRRPKVSAG, encoded by the coding sequence ATGACAACCGACGTACTGCCGGCCAAGTCCTCGCGGTGGGTGCCGTGGGAGGGAACGCCGGGGCGCAAGGACCTGGTCGCGTGGACGGCGCTCGGGCTGATGGCGCTCTTCTACACGGCGATGTGGCCGCTGCGGCCGATCCTGCTCGGCACCAACCCGGTGCTGCTGGAGCTGCTCACCGGCTCCAAGGAGGCGATCATCGCCGCCGGGGCGTTCGCGAACGTCGGGCAGGTGCCGCTCGCGGTCGTCGTGGTGGTGGGCATCGCGGGCATGATGAAGTTCGACGCGCTCGTCTGGTGGGCCGGCAAGCTGTGGGGTCCGGGGCTGGTGCGCAAGTTCGCCGGCAAAGGCAGGGCGGCGGCTTGGTTCGCCCGCAAGCTCGAGCGGCCGAGCCGGTGGCTGCTGTGGCCGGCGGTCGCGCTGGCGCCGTGGACGCCGGTGCCGTCGTCGCTGGTCTACGCCGCCGCCGGGTGGACCGGCATGCGGCTGCGGACGTTCCTCGTCCTCGACGGCATCGGCACCGCACTCCGGGTCGGTGTCTATGCGGGCTTGGGCTTCGCGATCGGGCAACCCGCGGTTGACGTTGCCGAACGGATCTCCGAGTACGGCCTGTGGCTCTCGCTCGGGATCATCCTGGTGATCATCGCGGGCCAGGTGTGGCGGAGACGAGGTCGTCGCCCAAAGGTGTCCGCTGGTTGA
- a CDS encoding ArsR/SmtB family transcription factor, giving the protein MIQYHFTAVSMANSRFGYSPLLEVRNALRVLHPLSRAFFPAYDTWRRTAQGLVDGAGLDLRFLYALVPPANYVPDFLAPPAAPEPLAIEDELASVRATPLTRVRTELGLIEHWLAPGTDRRRVAEVRALRQRPGLVRDRAAAELLAFWELVLLPDWPRIRACLQADLDRRALDLALRGVAHAFGALNDGIRWRRDTLEVRRPFPVEVELNDEGLVLMPSVFAGNRLGGATDPPNPPTVWYRAYDVHQVWRTSAPVPDGLVRALGRTRARILARLHQPTPTTQVAADLDVAAGHVAEQLAVLRAAGLVQSQRSGRLVLNQRTPLGDDLVSATPGPR; this is encoded by the coding sequence GTGATCCAGTACCACTTCACGGCCGTCTCGATGGCCAATTCGCGGTTCGGCTACTCGCCGCTGCTCGAGGTGCGCAACGCGCTGCGCGTGCTGCATCCGTTGAGCCGCGCGTTCTTCCCTGCGTACGACACCTGGCGGCGTACCGCACAGGGGCTCGTCGACGGCGCGGGGCTCGACCTGCGGTTCCTCTACGCGCTCGTGCCCCCGGCGAACTACGTTCCCGACTTCCTCGCCCCGCCCGCCGCGCCGGAGCCGCTCGCGATCGAGGACGAGCTGGCGTCGGTTCGCGCGACGCCGTTGACGCGGGTCCGCACCGAGCTCGGCCTGATCGAGCACTGGCTCGCGCCCGGCACCGACCGGCGCCGTGTCGCCGAGGTACGGGCCCTGCGCCAGCGGCCGGGGCTCGTGCGGGACCGGGCCGCGGCCGAGCTGCTCGCGTTCTGGGAGCTCGTGCTGCTGCCCGACTGGCCGCGGATTCGTGCTTGCCTGCAAGCGGATCTGGACCGCCGCGCGCTGGACCTCGCCCTGCGCGGTGTCGCGCACGCGTTCGGCGCGTTGAACGACGGCATCCGCTGGCGGCGCGACACGCTCGAGGTCCGGCGGCCGTTCCCCGTCGAGGTGGAGCTCAACGACGAGGGCCTGGTGCTGATGCCGTCGGTGTTCGCGGGCAACCGGCTCGGCGGCGCGACGGATCCGCCGAACCCGCCGACGGTCTGGTACCGCGCGTACGACGTCCACCAGGTCTGGCGTACGTCCGCGCCCGTGCCCGACGGCCTGGTCCGCGCCCTCGGCCGAACTCGCGCGCGCATCCTCGCGCGGCTGCACCAGCCGACCCCGACGACCCAGGTCGCCGCGGACCTGGACGTCGCGGCCGGCCACGTCGCCGAACAGCTCGCCGTCCTCCGCGCCGCGGGGCTGGTCCAGTCCCAGCGCAGCGGCCGCCTCGTGCTCAACCAGCGGACACCTTTGGGCGACGACCTCGTCTCCGCCACACCTGGCCCGCGATGA
- a CDS encoding MFS transporter: MSSTPTPGWLRVLIAVLLVDMLGAGLYLPVSLLYFTKVADLPLSTVGWCLSFAQLATLPLPLLIGRLVDRVGARTVVLGGLVLQGVGFLGYLWVGSPGSLVVFALLAALGQRAYWSSIFTLIAELASGPERDRAYGIAGAAQNTGVGLGAVLAALLLAVGDESAYQVAVVVNAATFLLSALVLWRGLPKTKAAPAPKAQGLGVGPLRDKPFVALVGANTVFALCSGMLALGLPVFMADALAGPGWLVAVLLGANTAALALCQVWVVKRTEGRRRTRVLFVAAVLWTGWGVLMASTLGLPTVAVLPFLLLVTAPYTLAELLHAPTSNALAAAAAPAEQRGSYLATFQFSFALAGAIGPALFTQLFGWHPAAPWLVIAAASLLAGLAMIALERRLPALAVRTRAAEEELASA, from the coding sequence ATGTCGTCCACACCGACACCTGGCTGGCTGCGCGTCCTGATCGCGGTCCTGCTCGTGGACATGCTCGGCGCGGGCCTGTACCTGCCGGTCTCCCTGCTCTACTTCACGAAAGTCGCGGACCTGCCGCTGTCGACGGTGGGCTGGTGCCTGTCGTTCGCGCAGCTCGCGACGCTCCCGTTGCCGCTGCTGATCGGCCGGCTGGTCGACCGGGTCGGCGCGCGGACCGTCGTGCTCGGCGGCCTGGTCCTGCAGGGCGTCGGGTTCCTCGGCTACCTGTGGGTCGGATCGCCGGGGTCGCTGGTGGTGTTCGCGCTGCTCGCGGCGCTCGGGCAGCGCGCGTACTGGTCGTCGATCTTCACGCTGATCGCGGAGCTGGCGAGCGGGCCGGAGCGCGACCGTGCGTACGGTATTGCCGGCGCCGCGCAGAACACCGGCGTCGGGCTCGGCGCGGTGCTCGCGGCGCTGTTGCTCGCGGTCGGCGACGAGTCCGCCTACCAGGTCGCGGTGGTCGTGAACGCGGCGACGTTCCTGCTGTCCGCGCTGGTGCTGTGGCGCGGTCTGCCGAAGACGAAGGCAGCGCCGGCGCCGAAGGCGCAGGGGCTGGGCGTCGGGCCGCTGCGGGACAAGCCGTTCGTCGCGCTCGTCGGCGCCAACACGGTTTTCGCCTTGTGCAGTGGGATGTTGGCGCTCGGGCTGCCGGTGTTCATGGCCGACGCGCTGGCGGGGCCGGGCTGGCTGGTCGCGGTCCTCCTCGGCGCGAACACCGCGGCGCTCGCGCTGTGCCAGGTGTGGGTGGTCAAGCGGACGGAGGGGCGGCGGCGTACGCGGGTGCTGTTCGTCGCGGCGGTGCTGTGGACCGGGTGGGGCGTGCTGATGGCCTCGACGCTCGGGCTGCCGACGGTGGCGGTGCTGCCGTTCCTGCTGCTGGTGACCGCCCCGTACACGCTGGCCGAGCTCCTGCACGCGCCGACGTCGAACGCGCTCGCCGCCGCGGCGGCGCCGGCCGAGCAGCGCGGCAGCTACCTGGCGACGTTCCAGTTCTCGTTCGCGCTCGCCGGCGCGATCGGCCCGGCCCTGTTCACGCAGCTGTTCGGCTGGCACCCCGCCGCGCCCTGGCTCGTGATCGCGGCGGCGTCGCTGCTCGCCGGGCTGGCGATGATCGCGCTGGAACGGCGGCTGCCCGCGCTCGCCGTGCGAACGCGGGCAGCCGAGGAGGAACTAGCGTCAGCGTGA